From Cellvibrio zantedeschiae, the proteins below share one genomic window:
- a CDS encoding aldo/keto reductase produces MLDPMGPSESSKRFGNTSLPMPTLGFGAATLGNLYRAMTDAEADSTLDAALNAGINYFDTAPHYGFGLSESRLGSQLAAKREQLIISSKVGRLLVPTTSSDSIRHGFVDTPALEPVFDYSYDAVMRSFESSLQRLKTNYIDILFAHDLGSLTHGEQHAQHFREFFEGGYRAMNELRAAGVVKAIGLGTNEWEVCEQALAHGDFDGFLLAGRYSLLEQSPCDSFFPLCKKRGVSIISGGPFNSGILASGVSGAGPFYYNYEPAPLHIIERVKQLEIICAEFSVPLPAAALQFPGAHPQVCSVIAGLASPAQVEQAIIWMNYSIPQEFWQRLRERNLLHPDAPTPF; encoded by the coding sequence ATGTTAGATCCCATGGGTCCTTCCGAAAGTTCCAAACGTTTTGGAAACACCTCTTTGCCTATGCCGACCTTGGGCTTTGGTGCTGCTACCTTGGGAAATCTGTACCGGGCAATGACGGATGCAGAAGCTGACTCAACCTTGGACGCTGCACTTAATGCCGGTATTAATTATTTTGATACGGCACCCCACTATGGTTTTGGTTTGAGTGAGTCTCGTCTTGGTAGCCAGCTAGCGGCCAAGCGGGAGCAATTAATTATTTCTTCAAAAGTTGGGCGCCTGCTGGTGCCTACAACATCTAGCGATTCCATTCGGCATGGCTTTGTGGATACGCCTGCGTTGGAACCTGTTTTTGATTATTCCTACGATGCGGTTATGCGTTCGTTTGAGTCCAGCTTGCAGCGGCTAAAAACAAATTACATCGATATTTTATTTGCCCACGATTTAGGTTCGCTCACTCATGGCGAGCAGCACGCACAACATTTCCGCGAATTTTTTGAGGGCGGTTATCGCGCCATGAATGAACTGCGTGCGGCAGGCGTTGTGAAAGCAATTGGTCTTGGAACCAACGAATGGGAAGTGTGTGAGCAGGCATTAGCGCACGGCGATTTTGATGGGTTTTTATTGGCGGGGCGCTATTCGCTATTAGAACAAAGTCCATGCGACTCTTTTTTTCCGCTGTGCAAAAAACGCGGAGTCTCAATCATTTCAGGCGGGCCTTTTAATTCTGGAATACTCGCTTCGGGTGTAAGTGGAGCTGGGCCTTTTTATTACAATTACGAACCAGCGCCGCTGCACATTATTGAGCGCGTCAAGCAATTAGAAATTATCTGCGCAGAATTTTCTGTTCCACTTCCTGCTGCTGCACTGCAGTTTCCTGGCGCGCACCCGCAAGTATGTTCTGTTATCGCTGGATTGGCATCACCTGCGCAAGTTGAGCAAGCAATTATTTGGATGAATTATTCCATTCCGCAAGAATTTTGGCAGCGTTTACGTGAGCGCAATTTACTTCACCCTGATGCCCCAACACCTTTTTAA
- a CDS encoding IclR family transcriptional regulator, with protein sequence MNNNITIDTSADENDRKYRAPALEKGLDILELLARNGAPMTTSQMAVTLGRSVSELFRMVLALEFRGYIESSPDGRDGYTLTNKLFTLGIAQGSARSLLETALPVMKDLARELGQSCHLVVPSGDQIVVVGRIESPMDLGFSVRVGYRRRLVDTNSGLMLYGYAPEETQARWLPQLRASADSELIQHFLQRSKVAVERGFVQSASDFVEGVTDLCVPILGLNGATAVLNVPFITIKAQAVTHEQVIEKLKISARKIADALSNEGR encoded by the coding sequence ATGAATAATAATATTACTATAGACACATCGGCAGATGAAAACGATCGCAAATACCGTGCTCCAGCGCTTGAAAAAGGCTTGGATATTCTTGAACTTCTAGCGCGTAATGGCGCGCCCATGACCACGTCACAAATGGCCGTGACTTTGGGTCGTTCTGTTAGCGAATTATTCCGCATGGTGTTGGCGCTGGAATTTCGTGGCTACATAGAATCATCACCAGATGGCCGTGATGGTTACACCTTAACGAATAAATTATTCACTTTGGGTATCGCCCAGGGTTCAGCGCGCTCTTTGCTGGAAACTGCTTTGCCTGTTATGAAAGATTTGGCACGTGAGTTGGGGCAATCCTGTCACTTGGTGGTGCCGTCTGGAGATCAAATTGTGGTGGTGGGGCGTATTGAAAGCCCAATGGATTTGGGTTTCTCTGTGCGTGTGGGTTATCGCCGTCGCTTGGTGGATACCAACTCCGGGTTAATGCTCTATGGCTATGCGCCCGAGGAAACCCAGGCTCGCTGGTTGCCACAATTGCGCGCCTCAGCAGACTCAGAGCTTATCCAGCATTTTTTGCAGCGGTCCAAAGTTGCGGTGGAGCGTGGTTTCGTTCAATCGGCGAGTGATTTCGTGGAGGGTGTAACAGATCTTTGTGTGCCCATCCTGGGTTTGAATGGCGCTACAGCGGTACTCAATGTGCCTTTCATAACGATTAAAGCGCAAGCTGTTACCCACGAGCAGGTGATCGAAAAGCTCAAAATATCGGCCCGCAAAATTGCGGATGCACTGAGTAACGAAGGGCGCTAA